In Nitrosopumilus sp., the genomic stretch GAAGATGCAGCAATGAAATACAGAACTAAATAGAAGAATTACAAGAAGAATTAATACAAATTCTATCCTCAGATGAACCAAGATAGATATCTTGATCACATGCATTACAATGGATTTTTTCAAGTGGATCAAATAGTTTCAAATACATCGTAGTGAAATTCTGTCCTATGTTTCTGACAAGGCCTGAATTACAAATTTCGGTAAAAAATAATTCAACATCATCAATAACCCAAGATGGATTAATATCACCATTTTTTTTAAGGATTTCAAAAACATCATCATTTGTAAAGTTAATATCAACATCATTGAATTTTTCAAAGATTATTTTGCGTATCTGAAGTGCAATTGGAGTCGTAGGAGTAAAATCACTCATACTAGTACAGATTTGCTGCCTCTTCTTTTAGTGTGTTCAAATCTTGAGTATTTTCAAGATGCTCTCCAATGTAGGTGTAAAGAGCAGATTTGAGTACTTTGAGAGAAAGCAAAGCACATTTTATTCGAACTGCCTGAAGATGCTCAAGACCTAGCTCACCTAACACATCATTCTTTTCAATGGCTCTTACCTCATCAAGAGTCTTACCTTTCGTAATTTCTGTTAAAACAGAAGAACATGCCATGCAAATTGCACATCCTCTTCCATGAAATTTAATATCTGTGACTTTGTTATCATCAATTTTCATATCAATATCAATACTATCACCACATAATGGATTTGAGTCGTGGAAAGTTACATCGTGATCCTCTATCTTTCCATAATTCACAGGATTTCTAGAATAATCAACAATCATTTCATGATAAATGTCCGCATTACTGCTCATAATTTAAACACCTTTGCCACAATATTTAATGAATTTACTAGAATATCAATGTCTTCTTTAGTATTATAAATGTAAAAACTAGCTCTGGATGTTGCAGCAACATTTAGTCTTTCCATCAGTACCTGAGCACAATGATGACCAGATCTAACAGCAATTCCTTCTTCATCAATAATCTGAGCTACATCATGTGGGTGAACATCTGCAAAATTAAACGAGATTACACCACCACGTTTTGAGATATCTTTTGTTCCATAGATATGCAGGCCCTTAACTTGAGACAACTTTTCAATAGCATATTTTGTTAATTCAACTTCATGTTCTCGTACATTATCCATCCCAATCTTTGTAAGATAGTCAATTGCAGCACCAAATCCTATCACATCTGCAATGTTTGGAGTGCCTGCTTCAAATTTGTATGGTAAATCATTCCATGTCGTCTCATATTTGTGAACTTCTCGAATCATGTCACCGCCACCATGGAAAGGCACCATAGTTTCTAATACAGATTTTTTAGCCCACAAAACACCAATTCCAGTTGGTCCTAGCATTTTATGTCCAGAAAATGCAAAAAAATCACATCCTAATTTTTCAATATCAACTTTCATGTGAGGTACTGCCTGAGCCCCATCAATGAGAGTGAGAACACCTGCTGTCTTGCAACGCTCAATAATCTTTTGTGCGTCAGTTATAGTACCAAGAACATTGGACATTAAACTAAATGTTACGAGTTTAACCTTTCCAGTTGCCAGAAATTTATCAAGATCATCTAAAATTAACTCACCATTATCATCCATTCTAATGTATTCTATTTTAGCATGTTTCTCTTGAGTAAGAAGCTGCCAAGGCACAATGTTACTATGATGTTCATATTCAGTAGTAACAATAATGTCATCTGTATGGACATTAGGTCTGCCCCATGCATACGCAACCAAGTTAATTGCTTCAGTAGTGCCCCTAACAAAAATAATTTCTTGACGATCTTTTACATTAATGAAATTTGCAATTTTATCCCGAGTTAACTCATATGCTTCAGTTGATTCTTCAGCAAGGGCATAAACTGCACGGTGAATGTTTGCATTATGATTTTGATAGTAATCAGTAATTGCTTCAATTACTTGATTTGGTTTTTGAGTAGTAGAAGCATTATCAAGATAAACAAGAGGTTTATTGTCTCTAACAACTCTTTTCAGAATTGGAAAATCTTTTCTCAAATTCTCAAATAATGATTCTGTGCTTTGCAATTTTTAAACCTCCACGTAAATTTCGTTGTCGTCTATTTTAGTATTGTATACAATAAGAGGAATTTCTGCAGGAAGATTTTGTGGTTTACCATCCTCCAAATTAAAAACAGATAGATGTAATGGGCATCGTACACCCTCTTCACTTAGGAATCCAGTAGAAAGATCAGCATCAGCATGAGTGCAAATTAAATCAGTAGCATGAATCTTTCCTTTAAGATTTGCTAGAAGAATTTTCTTTGTACCATGGACAAATCCAAAAAGTTGGCCCTCTTTTACTTGGTCCATCGTACAAGCTTTAATCCATTCAGACAAAATTATCACCGATACTTGTAGTGTTGCTCAATTTCAGAATCTTCGTTGTAACGTGTTTCTTCAATTTCAACAAACTTTGCTAATTCTGCATCAGTATTAATTGTGAGTTCTCTGTTTTCCCATTTTGATTCAATAAGATATGCAATCCAGGCTCTTACTTGAAATGACATTTTTCTTGAGAGAGGTTCCAAAAATCCTTCAATAATTGTTCGTTCAGCTTCTTCATGACTGAGACATCTAGTTTTAAGATAAAAAATTTGTTCTTCATCAATTTGTGCAACAGATGCAGAGTGAGTTGCCTTTACATCATTAGTAAAAATTTCTAAACCAGGAATAGCATCAGATTTTGCATCTTTATCAAGTAGGATTGAACGACCAGACAAAAAGGAATTTGATTTTGAGGCATTTTCTTTAATTCGGATCATTCCTTTGAAGAGAGATTTGGATTTATTTCTAAGAATTGATTTTTCAACAACTCTTGCTTCAGTAGAAGGACTCTCATGATTTACATTAGTTTGAATGTCAAAAGATTGTTCATTATTTCCAAAGATTACCTCAGAATCATTAGACGATGCACCAGTACCATTAAGGTAGTATTCAATTTTATATCTAGATAGCATGGAACCAAAAAGTCCAGAATACCAATTGACTTTGGCATCTTGTGCCAAGTCTGTTCGTCTTGTAGAGAAAGTTATAGCATGTTGATCCATCATTTGCAGAGTAGTGATATCCAATTGAGCATTTGCTGCAAGATTAGTATTTAATAATTCAAGATATGCTTGTTGTGCTTCAATATGTGGTGAGTATAGTTCTTGGACAATTGCAGCTTTGCTACTTTCGTCTGCAAATATTATGTTTCTTGAAATTACAGAATGGCCGTCATCAGATAGACAAGTCAAAAAGTAGATGGGTTTATCTAATATCAAATTACGTGGAATATGGATAAAAATACCTGAATTAAAGGCAGCATTGTTTAACGCTGTGAATTTATCATCTTTTGAATTTGATGCATCTAGTGATTTTTTTACAAGTTCAGAATTATTTTTAATTGCATCAGATATTGAAGAAATTACAAGCCCCTTGGATTTTAAATCCTCAGGCACATGTATTCTGTGAATGTTTGTTCCAATTTGAATAATACATATTTCATTTCGTAATTCACCTAGTCTTTTTTTAAGAAAATCTGGAATTGTTTCTGTTGTTGATAATGAAAGTGATACTTTTTCTGGATCCATTTTTTTTGCATCAGTGTATTTGTTGTAAAGTGGAGACATTTCAATTGGTAAACTACCATAAACAGATAAAGAGTTCTTTCTGTGAACTTTGAGCCAGTCAGGTTCATTTCTTGACGAAGAAATCTTATCAATGTGAGTTGTACTAAGTTTTGAGAGAATTTCTTGAGACATGATTAATCAAAATAAAGTTGTGGAGTTTATCCCACAGAGTCATCCATCTCTAATTTGATGAGTCGATTAAGCTCAACAGCATACTCCATTGGTAATTCTTTTGTAAATGGCTCCATGAACCCATTAACAATTAGGGATAGTGCTTCTTCTTCATTGAATCCCCTAGTCATCAGATAGAAAATTTGTTCATCGCCAATTTTTCCAACTGTTGCCTCGTGAGTAATTGTTGCATCTTCCTGATTAATTTCCATGTATGGGTAAGTATCAGTTTTTGATGTATCATCTAAGAGTAAAGCATCACATCTCACAGTAGATTTTACGTTTGTAGCACCTTTTGCCACGTGTAGCATTCCTCTATAAGTGGAACGCCCATCCAATCTACTTACCGACTTTGATGTGACTTTAGAAGTTGTGTTTGGTGCAAGATGAACCATCTTTGCTCCTGTATCCTGATGTTGTCCTTTACCAGCAAAAGCAATAGAAAGCGTTTCACCATAGGCTCGCTCACCCATAAGATAAACCCCAGGATATTTCATAGTTAGTTTACTTCCAATGTTTCCATCAATCCATTCTACTGTTGCACCTTCATATGCATAAGCACGTTTTGTTACAAGATTGTAGACATCATTACTCCAGTTCTGAATTGTAGTGTATCTTAATTTTGCATCTTTAAGTGCAACAAGTTCTACAACTGCAGAGTGGAGAGATTCTGAAGAATAGACAGGAGCAGTACATCCTTCAATGTAATGAACTTCTGCACCTTCATCTACGATGATCAAGGTTCTTTCAAATTGACCTATATTTTCAGCATTAATTCTAAAGTATGCTTGAAGGGGCATGTCAACTTTGACGCCAGGTGGAACATAGATGAATGAGCCACCACTCCAAACTGCACTGTTAAGTGCTGCAAATTTGTTATCCTCTGGAGGAATGATTTTACCAAAGTATTTTTTGAATAGTTCTGGATGTTCGTTTAGTGCTGCATCAGTGTCTAAAAAGAGAACACCTTGTTTTGCCAAGTCTTCTCTAAGACTATGATATACAACTTCAGACTCGTATTGTGCACCAACTCCTGCCAAAAATTTTTTTTCGGCCTCAGGAATTCCTAATTTATCAAAAGTGTTTTTGACATTTTCTGGAACATCATCCCAATTTTTTTCTACTTTATCAGATGCTTTTGCATAGTAGTAGATGTTTTGAAAATCAATAACACTAAGATCACCGCCCCATGTAGGCATTGGTTTTTGCATAAAAATTTCATAAGAACGTAATCTAAAGTCAAGCATCCATTGTGGCTCATTTTTCATCTTGCTGATGCTAATTACAGTTTCCTTAGACAGGCCTTTCTTGCTAAGATGAACATATAGTTCAGTTGAGTCTTTAAAATCATATTTTGAATAATCCATATCCAAATTTTCAGTTGTCATGCATATCATAACCCCGTTATATTATAAATACATGAGGAAAAATAGGCATAGCTAAATAGGTTTAGCTAAGATTTAAAATTAAGATAAAGAGATCGCCATGAGAATATAATCTCCAAATATATCAAACATGTATTAAAGGAGATTACAACAATACGAATTTCAAAAGATACTCATAAACAGGGTATCAAGATTATAGGCCAGATTCAAGCAGGAACTAGAGTTTATAATATTTGATAATTTATTTCAACAAAGGGAGGTAATTACAAGAAGAAATAAAGAATTACACATTAAACAATTTTTAAAAGATGTCACCATGGTATAAAAGAGATATCCATATTGAAGTATAGTTCTTTTTAATATTATACAGAATTATTCCAGAAGGTTTAGTTATTTTATTTGAATATTGTAATTGTGGAATGTCTAATCTTTATGTTCGGATCAGGTTAAAATTGAATAGTTTTATTCTTAAAAAACCAATTTCCCCAAATGAGAGGAGTTAGCAAATAGAAATTCTTAACTTTAAGAAATAAAAAATAAAATTGGGTTAAACTCATCATCTTCACTATTTTGGAAAATAAGAAAAAAAATTAAAATCATGTTATTATGTTACTCTGATAATTCAAAAAAATAATTTTAAAAAGTAGATTATTATCAATGGTACATCACAAGCGATAATATATGATTAAACAATTCTCATATACACACACTGTAAACTCTTGTCTAGTACAAATCCGTGTAAAAAGTATTCAACAACTATGAAGTGATTTCAAATATTATCATCAAACTAGAAGAAGTGTATAGTAATGAAAAGTGATTGGTTAAATATAGAAATGGTCAAAGGCAACATTTAGAGCATCAGTGAAGTGTTAAACATGCAAATATACTCATCCCATAGTTCTTTTCAAACAATTATATCTCAACATCAATCGAGATGCATGTATGATTAAGGGACTTGTAGCATCAATGAGTCTTACATTGATCTTAGTTTTTGGGTTACTCTTTGCATTACTTGCTGGTTTGAGTTATTATTTTAATCTTGGAATAATTGCTACTGTAGGAATGGCAGTAGGTTTGGGTCTGATCCAATGGGCCATAGGACCATCAATAGTAAGATGGAGTACAAACATGAGTCCATTAAATAAGGAAGAATTTCCATGGATTGAAGAAACAACTCATGGAATATGCAATAAGAATAATGTTAAGATTCCAAAAATTACAATAGCAAACACTAGCATGCCCAATGCATTTGTGTTTGGCAGGACAAGTAAATCTGCAACGCTAACTCTAACTCGTGGATTACTTGACACATTAACAAAAGACGAAGTAAAAGGAGTAATCGCACATGAAATTGGTCACATAAAACACAATGACATGGTTGTAATGACGATAATTTCAGTGATTCCAACTATTGCATATTTTATTGCATTATCCACTATGTTTGGAGGGAGAGGTAGAAACCAAGGAGGGTCCACAGTCATAATAGGGATTGGTGCATTTGTAGTATATTTTATTACAAATCTTTTGATACTCTACTTTTCACGCCTCAGAGAATTTTATGCAGATAATTTTGCAGGACAACAAGTAAAACCAACCATACTTGCCAATGCACTAGCAAAGATTACCTATGGTCTAAGCTTGCAAAAACAAGAAGCAAGAAATTCTACACTTCGTTCATTTTATGCAGTTGACCCTATTTCATCAAGTTATGAGGTTACAAAATTTGCCTCGTATTACAAGGATCAGCATGTTTCAGAAGATGAGGTAAAAAAGGCCATGGATTGGGAACGAAATAGTAGTTTCAGTAAGTTTGGGGAGATTTTTAGAACACATCCATTAACTTACAAGCGAATTAACAAATTATATCAAATGGAAAAAGAATTATCTTAAAATCAAAAAGTGGATCTTGTAGTAATATCAAAGAGAATAAAACTAAAAGGAGTGAAAAAATTACTAACTATAGATAGTGTTTCAAGGAAAATAGTTGAAAATACATAATATTCTATATTTCAGATGTATGTTGAAAAATTATGATTTTAAATTAGATAGGCATAATCAATATCCAGAGTTGTATTAATGACATTCGGATAATTCTTTCAGTAGATCATTCTGGTCAGAGATTAATAATTGATATTCTGTATAATTTACAGTAATACTTCCAAATACCAAACCATTAGTAGCTAGTATTTCATAGTGTTTATCATGCAACATCATTAAATAAAAATAGACTTAAAATCCTAAGTATAACATAAATCACAGAATTATATAATCCAAATATAGGATATAATACATATTAAAAATCATGTCCAAAATATTCAAAAATATAGCAGTTGCAATTATTACTCCAACACATACCAAAAAATCATTTAATATTGGACTAGAATTAGCTAAAAAGTTTGATTCTAATTTTACCGTCATTGAATGCATGTACAAGATTCAACCAAAACTTTATTTTTTTGAGACAAAATCAGATAAAAAAAGAGCTCAACAACAGATTTCTAAACTAAAAGTAGAATTAGAAAATTGGAAAAAAATTGCTTTAGCAGAAGGGATTCATGCCAAAACAAAATTTGCTTTAACTGACTCTATTGCACATTGGGTAATTGGTTATGTAAAGGATAACAAAATTGATCTGTTAATTGTAGATTATCCTAAACTATCTATGGTAGAAATGACACTTTATGACGACATAATAAACACAATTCACCATGAATCTCATTGTCATCTTTTTACCACAAAGTAATAACAAATCATCTCCAATTCAATTAAAAAAACACCTCAAAGAATATGAGATATTATAGGTTTTAATTATTTTTGGAAATAATTAGATTATCAGTATCAGACGGGTATAAGACAACATAGATTATTCCTGTACTGTTTTAGAGGAGTAGATGAAAAAGAGTTTTTGGAAAAGAGGTTTATGAAACATGTCTAAACCCAATTTAACATATTTAGATCCTTGAAAAATTTTTCACAATATAATTAAACTCTAGAATCACCAGATAAAGTACTCTTCATTGCATCAAAAGCACCTGCAACAGTATGAACTTCAGCAACAGTGTTTTTAACTTTGAATTTTTTTAATTCATCTGAGGTAAAAGGTCCAATAGACACTACAGATAATTTTCCAAGATCATCTAGCAGTGTCTGTTCATTATAATCTTTTGACATTATATCAAAAAATCCTCTAACAGATGATGCACTGGTAAAAACAATACCATCCACTTTATTTTGAGAAAATAATTGACGGAATTCATTCCATTGAGTGGTATCTCTAAATGCACATACATCATACAAATGAATCTCCAATACATCAATTCCAATCTTGTTAAGTAGTTCTTTTAGAAAAGGAGTTGATGCACCACTACGCGGAACAATTACCTTTTTTCCAACAGCATGAATTTGCGTAAATTCTTCACCAACTCCAACTGATGAATATATAGTAGGTTGATAGTTTACTTTAATTCCTTCATTTTCAAGTGCAATTGTAGTTTTTGGTCCAACAGACATCACCATTGTATTTGCAACAGCAAGTTGCAATTCCCCCAGTTTCCCAACCTGTTTTGCAGTGTCAAACAATAATTTTACTGCCTTTGAACTCATAAAAACAGAATAATCAGGAGAGTATTTGGAAACAGATTCTAAAAACTCATCAACAATTTTCTCACCCTTGCTAACAAGCTCAATTGTCGGTAAAGGTATAGGAATTGCATTATTTTGCTCTACAAGAGAGATAAATTCAGTAGCATCATCTTTTGAGCGAGTAATTGCTATAGTTTTTCCTTCAAGCATCATTTCCACCCAATAGTTTCTGATAAATCAACGACCTTGCCAATAATTATGTTAGTTGGAGGAGTGATTTTATTTTCCTTAATTTTTTTTGCAATGTTGGTAACAGTTCCTTTAATCATTTTTTGTTTAGGAGTAGTACCATTTTGAATAACAGCCACTGGTGTTGTTTTGTCCATACCTCCAGCAATCAGTTGTTTACAAATAATATCAATTCTAGATAATCCCATCATGACTACAATGGTGTCAACTGACTTCGCAAGATTTTTCCATTTAACAATCTCTTTTTTCTTTTCTGGATCTTCATGTCCTGTAACAAAAACTACAGAAGATGCATATTTTCTATGAGTTAGAGGGATTCCAGCGTATGTGGCAGATCCAATACCCGAAGTAATTCCAGGAACAATTTCATATTTGATTTTATTTGCCTTTAGAAATTCTGCCTCTTCTCCACCGCGTCCAAATATCATTGGATCGCCTCCCTTTAGTCGAACCACCTTTTTTTTGGATTTAGCATACTCTACCATTAAATCATTAGTTGTGTTTTGATGAGTTGTGTCATCTCCTACTGCCCTTCCCACATAGATTTTTTCTGCAGATTTAGGAATCATTGATATTATTTTTTTACTAACCAATCGATCAAATAACACAACATCTGCTTTTTCGAGTAATTCAACTGCACGTAATGTAATTAATTTACCATCTCCAGGTCCAGCCCCTACAAGATACACTTTTCCAGTCAAGTCTTATTCCATTCCTCCACTTTTTCCCTCCAATTTAATGCAAGATCATTTACACCCTTCTCACGGAGCTCTGTACCAACACGCTTACCAAGAGATGCAGGATCCTCTTTTGCTCCGATTTTGGTTACTTGTATTGATTGCTTACCATCAACAGAAAAAGCAGTCACAGTCAACATCATTTCAGAACCATTTGATTTTGCATATGCACCTAGTGGGAATCGGCATCCAGAATCAACATAGTCTGATAGTGCTCGTTCTGCTTCAATTTCAAATCTAGAGTCAGCATCTTCGATTTTTCTAAGCATTGAAATTGTTTCAGTATCATCAGATCTTGCAACAATCGCAATTGCTCCCTGACCAGGAGAAGGCGAAAAATCATCAACAGGTAAAGCAGTAAATTTAACATCAACACCTAATCTAGATATCCCGGCTTGAGCAAGTACTATCGCATCATATTTTTCACCAAAAGCTTTTTTGATTCTTGTCTCAATGTTTCCTCGAATCGGTTTAACTACAACATCAGGTCTTTTCCTTGAAACTTGAACTGCACGACGTAACGAACTTGTTCCAATTACTGCACCAGATTTGATGTTTTCCAGAGTTGAGCCATCAAAAGATATGAAAACATCATTTACTACTTCACGCTTTGGGATTGATGCGATGATCAAATTATCATCTAATTCAGAAGGTACATCTTTGAGACTATGCACTGCAAAATCTATTTCCTTGAGTGCAACTGCTCTATCAATTTCTTTCTCAAAGATTCCTTTTTGATCAATTGTAAACAGAGGTCTAGAATCAGTATCACCTTTTGTAATTATCGGCTTAATTTCATATTCAGAATTAGGATTTACTTTTTTTAGTTCTGTTATTACCCAGTTTGTTTGGGCCAATGATAAACCACTGTTTCTAGCTCCTACAACATACTTCAATGCTTCACCGATTTTAATGCAACATAATATGCGTCAAGTGTTTTGTTTAGATCATTTTTAGTGTGAGCATCAGATAAAAAGACTACTTCAAACTGAGATGGGGCTATGAATATTCCATTTTTTAATAGAGTGTAAAACATTTTTTTGAATTTCTTTGAATCAGCATTTTTGGATGTAGTATAGTCAACTACAGGTTTGGCGGTAAAAAAAATCTGAAGCATTGATGATGTAAAGTTGATTTGGTGAGGAATATTCATATCAGTTGCCATATCATCTAATGCATTAGAAAATAAAAAATTAAATTTTTCAAGTTTGGAATATAGTTTGTTTTTGAGTTTGTTTATTGTTTTGATGGAACTAATTGCAGCACTAACTGATATTGGATTACCTGCAAATGTACTTGCCTGATAGACCTTTCCATTAGGAGAAAGCAAGTCCATGATCTCTTTTCGTCCACCCACAGCAGATATAGTAAATCCATTACTCAGAGCTTTGGCTATTGTGGTAATGTCAGGTTTAATTCCAAAATGTTCTTGTGCCCCACCAGGAGCCACTCTAAATCCTGTAACTACCTCATCGAAGATCAATGGGATATTGTTTTGTTCAGTAATTTTTCTCAGATCATATAGAAAATTCTTTTCAGGTAAGATCAACCCCATATTAGCTAAAATTGGCTCTACTATTACTCCTGCAATATCTTTATTTTTTTGAATAGTCTTCTCAAGATCCTCAATGTTGTTATATTGAACAACCAAAGTATTTTTTGAAACTTCATCTAATCCTCCATCAGATATTGAAATTCCATTATGAACAGAACCAGATCCTGCTTTTACTAAAACAGAATCATGTGCACCATGATAACATCCTTCAAATTTAATTATTTTTTTCTTTTTAGTAAAACCACGAGCTAATCTAATTGCAGTCATTGTAGCCTCGCCTCCAGTATTCATCAACCTCACTTTATCAATTGACGGAAAATTTTTTATGATTAGTTCCGATAATTCAATTTCAGCTTCTGTGGGGGTACAATAAAGAGTTCCCTTTGAGAGCTGATTAGATACGGCATTTATGATCTCCTTTCGTCTATGTCCTAAAAGCAACGCACCATACCCATTACAGAAATCAATGTAACGATTGTTGTCTACATCCCAAATGTGTGCACCGTTTGCTTTTTTTGTAAAAAACGGATATGGTTCAAAATATCTTACAGGACTATTAACTCCTGAAGGGATTATTTTTTTAGCAATATTGAATAATTTTTTGGAGTTAGACAACATTTAAGGATGATTTAGGTCATTATTATTCGTAATTTAAGGCCCTTTGTGCTTGAAACTTCTTACGAAATAGAAATGCTACAATTATAGTTCCAATATAGGGTGCACTCCAATAGATCCAAAGATTCTCAAAAGTCCCAGACAATAAGGCAGGTGCAAGTGCCCTAGCAGGATTCATTGAGGCCCCAGAGATAAAAGCCAGAAATAATATATCTAATCCAACTATTCCACCAATTGCAATTCCACTAAATCCTTTCAAGCCTTTTGTATACACAACATAAAAAATCACCCCCATCAACATTGCAGATGCAAATACCTCAATTGGGAAGATCAAGAATATTGAGAAATCATAGTTTGGTGCATTTACTCCAAGATTTGCTTTTCGTCCTATAACTGTCATTACAAAAAGAGAACCCAATATCGCACCGATGATTTCAGCTGTAAAATAATATAAGATTTGAATTTTTGTTATATGTCCAGTAATAAAATATCCAACTGTAACTGCAGGATTGAAATGTGCTAAAGATATCTTTCCAAAAGAATACACACCAATCAATAATGCAATAAATGGAGCTAATGCTGCAAATGGAATTCCCAGACTACCATCAAACGATTCAGCATCATATACAATTGAACCGGTAGCAAAAACTACAAGAATGAATGTTCCAATTAATTCAACAATAAAAATTTGTAAATTAGAATAGGTCAATATATCATCCCTTAAGTGATTGGATTAGATTGATTACTTCACATTTTATTTGATCACTGATTTTTCGCACATAATTCAAGGGTTTTTCTTTTGGATCTAAAATATTCCAATCAAAAACATCTTTGACAAATAACGCTGGCCAGAAATTTTTATTCATCAATCTATATTGATCCTCTTGGAGGAACTCTTAATCATATTGTTAGACAGTGGTTTTGGTTTGTGATCATTCATATCAATCCCAATTTCATTCATCACTTGACTGACCATATGATTTAGTTGGGTTGAAGTAATTGTTCTAGCACTTACAGCATAAGATTTATCAGGAGCATATTTTTTAGAAAATGCCTCAGCCATCTGGCTTTTACCAACAGTTTCTACGCACACAAGCAGTACATTCTTAATATTATTCACATAATCATATAAATATTAGTTTATATAAATTTTAATTGATATGAATGGAGTCAATCTTTTAAAATGTATTTGTGATGAAACAAGATTTGAGATTTTAGAGTTACTCCAAGAAAATAAAGAATTGTGTGTCAATGATTTTGTTAAAAAACTAGAGAAAGGTCAACCACTAATATCACATCATCTAAAGACATTAAAAAAATGTGGAATTGTAAAATCAAGAGATGTGGGAAAAAAGGCGATATATATGATTTCAAGTAAGCAATTGTCAGAACTAATCTCAAACATTACAAAAACAAGTAAAAAAATTCCTGTTTTATGCGCAGATGGTAAGTATTGTTAAAATTTTTCAGTTCTAACAACACTGACATCACTTGCATAAAGCACTATAGCAAAATTTGCAAATAAAGTTCTTGATACTTCTTCAACTACATCAGATAGTTTTTCTTCTCTCATAATCACTTCAACTTTGACATTCTTTTCATTTTTGAATCCTTGACCACGAATTCCACGTGCGCCATTTCCATCAACTTCATAAGTTGTATATCCAGTTATCTCGTGTTTTTTTAAAATCTCAATAACATTTTTTTGTGCAAGAATTTCACAAGTTATGGTAAGTAATTTTACATTGTATAGTTTC encodes the following:
- a CDS encoding non-heme iron oxygenase ferredoxin subunit, with amino-acid sequence MIILSEWIKACTMDQVKEGQLFGFVHGTKKILLANLKGKIHATDLICTHADADLSTGFLSEEGVRCPLHLSVFNLEDGKPQNLPAEIPLIVYNTKIDDNEIYVEV
- a CDS encoding universal stress protein codes for the protein MSKIFKNIAVAIITPTHTKKSFNIGLELAKKFDSNFTVIECMYKIQPKLYFFETKSDKKRAQQQISKLKVELENWKKIALAEGIHAKTKFALTDSIAHWVIGYVKDNKIDLLIVDYPKLSMVEMTLYDDIINTIHHESHCHLFTTK
- a CDS encoding zinc metalloprotease HtpX: MIKGLVASMSLTLILVFGLLFALLAGLSYYFNLGIIATVGMAVGLGLIQWAIGPSIVRWSTNMSPLNKEEFPWIEETTHGICNKNNVKIPKITIANTSMPNAFVFGRTSKSATLTLTRGLLDTLTKDEVKGVIAHEIGHIKHNDMVVMTIISVIPTIAYFIALSTMFGGRGRNQGGSTVIIGIGAFVVYFITNLLILYFSRLREFYADNFAGQQVKPTILANALAKITYGLSLQKQEARNSTLRSFYAVDPISSSYEVTKFASYYKDQHVSEDEVKKAMDWERNSSFSKFGEIFRTHPLTYKRINKLYQMEKELS
- the sufD gene encoding Fe-S cluster assembly protein SufD: MSQEILSKLSTTHIDKISSSRNEPDWLKVHRKNSLSVYGSLPIEMSPLYNKYTDAKKMDPEKVSLSLSTTETIPDFLKKRLGELRNEICIIQIGTNIHRIHVPEDLKSKGLVISSISDAIKNNSELVKKSLDASNSKDDKFTALNNAAFNSGIFIHIPRNLILDKPIYFLTCLSDDGHSVISRNIIFADESSKAAIVQELYSPHIEAQQAYLELLNTNLAANAQLDITTLQMMDQHAITFSTRRTDLAQDAKVNWYSGLFGSMLSRYKIEYYLNGTGASSNDSEVIFGNNEQSFDIQTNVNHESPSTEARVVEKSILRNKSKSLFKGMIRIKENASKSNSFLSGRSILLDKDAKSDAIPGLEIFTNDVKATHSASVAQIDEEQIFYLKTRCLSHEEAERTIIEGFLEPLSRKMSFQVRAWIAYLIESKWENRELTINTDAELAKFVEIEETRYNEDSEIEQHYKYR
- a CDS encoding iron-sulfur cluster assembly scaffold protein; translated protein: MSSNADIYHEMIVDYSRNPVNYGKIEDHDVTFHDSNPLCGDSIDIDMKIDDNKVTDIKFHGRGCAICMACSSVLTEITKGKTLDEVRAIEKNDVLGELGLEHLQAVRIKCALLSLKVLKSALYTYIGEHLENTQDLNTLKEEAANLY
- the sufB gene encoding Fe-S cluster assembly protein SufB, with protein sequence MDYSKYDFKDSTELYVHLSKKGLSKETVISISKMKNEPQWMLDFRLRSYEIFMQKPMPTWGGDLSVIDFQNIYYYAKASDKVEKNWDDVPENVKNTFDKLGIPEAEKKFLAGVGAQYESEVVYHSLREDLAKQGVLFLDTDAALNEHPELFKKYFGKIIPPEDNKFAALNSAVWSGGSFIYVPPGVKVDMPLQAYFRINAENIGQFERTLIIVDEGAEVHYIEGCTAPVYSSESLHSAVVELVALKDAKLRYTTIQNWSNDVYNLVTKRAYAYEGATVEWIDGNIGSKLTMKYPGVYLMGERAYGETLSIAFAGKGQHQDTGAKMVHLAPNTTSKVTSKSVSRLDGRSTYRGMLHVAKGATNVKSTVRCDALLLDDTSKTDTYPYMEINQEDATITHEATVGKIGDEQIFYLMTRGFNEEEALSLIVNGFMEPFTKELPMEYAVELNRLIKLEMDDSVG
- a CDS encoding cysteine desulfurase encodes the protein MQSTESLFENLRKDFPILKRVVRDNKPLVYLDNASTTQKPNQVIEAITDYYQNHNANIHRAVYALAEESTEAYELTRDKIANFINVKDRQEIIFVRGTTEAINLVAYAWGRPNVHTDDIIVTTEYEHHSNIVPWQLLTQEKHAKIEYIRMDDNGELILDDLDKFLATGKVKLVTFSLMSNVLGTITDAQKIIERCKTAGVLTLIDGAQAVPHMKVDIEKLGCDFFAFSGHKMLGPTGIGVLWAKKSVLETMVPFHGGGDMIREVHKYETTWNDLPYKFEAGTPNIADVIGFGAAIDYLTKIGMDNVREHEVELTKYAIEKLSQVKGLHIYGTKDISKRGGVISFNFADVHPHDVAQIIDEEGIAVRSGHHCAQVLMERLNVAATSRASFYIYNTKEDIDILVNSLNIVAKVFKL